One part of the Pecten maximus chromosome 9, xPecMax1.1, whole genome shotgun sequence genome encodes these proteins:
- the LOC117334996 gene encoding long-chain fatty acid transport protein 6-like yields MSNRGGVILGAAGGVATVAWRMLFPWIRDDLTTIRSTNRQASKSIRDAKNGRFIIDMFEEQVRRVPKKPFILFEDKIYTYEFVNTMANRVANLALTWGLKQGDSVATLIYNEPAFVWTLLGLLKLGLVDAFINYHNKSGPLLHSILVSDAKVLIVGNGDELLESIDAIRDKLPADIPIYVYGKESSELPEGYLSMDLGLMGVYPAEICKNVRSTLTLKSLVCYIYTSGTTGLPKPAIVNQAKAIGLSKFYQQVWYDEDDVVYVVTPLYHSAACGHGLFNTIDVGATLVLRKKFSARHYWEDVRKYRVTVLQYIGELCRYLLRVPKSDMDGVHSVRVAVGNGLRPDIWNEYRTRFRIPWIAEFFGATEGTTTFINVTGQVGAIGRWSPVMRVASKGRFGVSSHVIKYDVVTDAPVRNSKGRCVPIKRGEEGILISGIPPSYSGFYKGDPVASEKKILRDVFEEGDRYFNFGDLVYMDNQYYIYFRDRVGDTFRWKGENVSTREVCDVISTLPFTQDVNVYGVLVPDSDGRAGMAAISLKGQTDVQPEMLKAVFCICETELPVYARPLFLRFKKELAVTQTMKHSKLNLVNEGFDIDKIADPVYYIDVERRTYSLLTRDIYQRVVTSRL; encoded by the exons ATGTCAAATAGAGGAGGGGTCATTCTGGGAGCGGCCGGTGGGGTAGCCACTGTGGCATGGCGGATGttgtttccatggatacgggaTGATCTGACAACAATTCGATCGACAAATCGACAAGCTTCAAAGAGTATAAGAGATGCAAAGAATGGACGTTTCATTATCGATATGTTCGAGGAACAAGTTAGGCGCGTGCCAAAGAAACCGTTCATTCTTTTCGAGGATAAAATTTACACGTACGAATTCGTGAATACCATGGCTAATAGAGTGGCTAATCTGGCGCTGACATGGGGACTCAAGCAAGGGGATTCCGTGGCCACTCTCATCTATAATGAACCGGCGTTTGTGTGGACTCTCCTGG GTCTCCTAAAGCTAGGACTAGTGGATGCCTTTATAAACTACCACAACAAGTCCGGGCCACTACTTCACTCTATTCTGGTCAGCGACGCCAAAGTCCTTATTGTAGGTAACG GAGACGAGCTTCTGGAGTCTATTGATGCCATTAGGGACAAACTTCCGGCGGATATTCCAATCTATGTGTATGGGAAAGAAAGTTCCGAACTGCCAGAAGGATACTTATCGATGGACTTGGGACTTATGGGAGTTTATCCTGCAGAAATTTGTAAAAACGTCCGATCTACGCTTACACTGAAATCCCTCGTCTGCTATATCTACACTTCCGGTACAACAG GTTTGCCCAAGCCTGCTATAGTGAATCAAGCCAAAGCGATCGGTCTGTCTAAGTTCTACCAACAGGTATGGTATGATGAGGACGATGTGGTCTACGTGGTTACGCCCCTCTACCACAGCGCCGCCTGTGGACACGGTCTCTTCAACACCATAGATGTCG GTGCCACGCTCGTGCTTCGCAAGAAGTTTTCAGCTCGGCATTACTGGGAGGACGTTCGGAAATACAGAGTGACAGTTCTGCAGTACATCGGAGAGCTCTGTCGATACCTCCTTAGGGTTCCAAAA AGTGACATGGACGGTGTTCATTCTGTCCGTGTGGCGGTAGGAAACGGCTTGAGACCGGACATTTGGAACGAGTACAGGACACGATTTAGAATCCCGTGGATCGCCGAGTTTTTCGGTGCCACTGAAGGGACGACAACTTTCATCAATGTCACCGGCCAAGTGGGCGCCATTGGCAGATGGTCTCCTGTCATG CGGGTAGCATCGAAAGGACGATTTGGCGTTTCAAGTCACGTCATCAAGTATGACGTAGTTACCGACGCACCTGTCCGAAACAGCAAAGGCAGATGCGTTCCGATTAAAAGAG GCGAGGAGGGTATACTAATCTCCGGGATCCCTCCATCGTATTCCGGATTCTACAAGGGGGACCCTGTGGCGAGTGAGAAAAAGATCCTACGTGATGTATTTGAGGAAGGGGATCGCTACTTCAACTTCGGCGACTTAGTTTACATGGACAACCAATATTACATTTACTTCCGGGATCGAGTAGGGGATACATTTCG ATGGAAAGGTGAAAATGTTTCCACAAGGGAAGTCTGTGACGTCATCAGCACGCTTCCATTTACACAGGATGTAAATGTGTACGGAGTCCTCGTACCGG ATTCAGACGGACGTGCTGGGATGGCTGCCATTTCGTTGAAGGGCCAAACAGACGTACAACCGGAAATGCTCAAAGCTGTATTTTGCATATGTGAAACAGAACTTCCGGTATATGCACGCCCATTATTTCTACGCTTCAAAAAAGAGCTCgcagtcacacaaacaatgaagCATAGCAAATTAAATCTGGTCAATGAGGGCTTTGACATAGATAAAATAGCAGATCCTGTTTACTATATAGATGTGGAAAGGCGTACATATTCCCTTTTAACCCGGGACATTTACCAGCGTGTTGTGACGTCACGTTTATAA